The DNA region AACGCCCAATGTACCGACCCGGTCATGGGAACCGCATTGTCGATCTCGTCCGGTCCGAGGTCCACCAACCGGTGTATGTGGCAAACTTGAACTTCGGCATGTATTCCGTCAGGCGCCAGTTGCCCCCAGCCACTAAGCACGCACCTGGTTCCATGCCGAAGGAGAACTTGCATGCGGAGGCCCGGGTTCCGCTTGGCCCGTGTGCTACTCACCAACCGCCTGTTCACCACGGGTCCGGTGTCCACCTCCGGTGGAGGTCCGTAGTCGTAGCCCTGCTGAGCTTCATACGTGCGGACGGGCTTTTCATGGGGTATTTGGGCTAAGATGCGGGCGCTAACTTTCGCGCTGAGCCGCCGCACTCCGATAGAAAAGTGGCTGAAGGGGTGGCTCTCATCGGCAGCGTCAGCCTCGCGCTCACAACTTACGCCGTCGAGCCGTAGTGGAATGGTGACCGGAAAGACAAAGGCATCCGCCAA from Devosia sp. RR2S18 includes:
- a CDS encoding HNH endonuclease, encoding MWAELADAFVFPVTIPLRLDGVSCEREADAADESHPFSHFSIGVRRLSAKVSARILAQIPHEKPVRTYEAQQGYDYGPPPEVDTGPVVNRRLVSSTRAKRNPGLRMQVLLRHGTRCVLSGWGQLAPDGIHAEVQVCHIHRLVDLGPDEIDNAVPMTGSVHWAFDHHLIAVEDDGRILKSSLLQPGIKATLLDCIQWKPKQALAKTKQYLQRHRAFFVQ